From Deferrisoma camini S3R1, the proteins below share one genomic window:
- the nifK gene encoding nitrogenase molybdenum-iron protein subunit beta, which produces MLLRHTHKEIRDRSALTTNPAKTCQPVGALYAALGVHRCLPHSHGSQGCCAYHRSMLTRHTKEPVMAATSSFTEGASVFGGMANLTQAIENIFALYDPDVVAVHTTCLSEVIGDDIPQIVKSATDAGKIPEGKTVIHANTPSFVGSHITGFANMTKALVEYFAEPGTVPADRINVIPGFVEPADMAELKHLAAEMGVESLLFPDTSGVLDAPMTGRHEFYPEGGVRVEDLRTVGGSRATLALGAWASAPAAEALEKKAQVPFEVLDTPIGLLATDRFVDALRRVGKVEVTASVTRERGRLVDLLADMSQYFYGKKVALVGDPDPLIPLTEFCLTLDMKPVHVVTGTPGKRFEERVRGLLGEAGVEGNVAQASDMFHFHQLIKNEPVDLIIGNTYCKYIARDEGIPLVRHGFPVLDRVGHQFFPTVGYRGAMRLAEKILDAFLDRIDREPDEAAFELVL; this is translated from the coding sequence ATGTTGCTGCGACACACCCACAAAGAAATCCGAGACCGATCGGCCCTCACCACAAACCCCGCCAAGACCTGCCAGCCCGTGGGGGCGCTCTACGCCGCCCTCGGGGTGCACCGGTGCCTGCCCCACAGCCACGGGTCCCAGGGCTGTTGCGCCTACCACCGTAGCATGCTCACCCGCCACACCAAGGAGCCCGTGATGGCGGCCACGAGCTCGTTCACCGAGGGCGCCTCGGTGTTCGGGGGCATGGCCAACCTGACGCAGGCCATCGAGAACATCTTTGCACTCTACGACCCCGACGTGGTGGCCGTGCACACCACCTGCCTTTCCGAGGTGATCGGCGACGACATCCCCCAGATCGTCAAGAGCGCAACGGACGCGGGCAAGATCCCCGAGGGGAAGACCGTGATCCACGCCAACACCCCGAGCTTCGTGGGGTCACACATCACGGGGTTCGCCAACATGACCAAGGCCCTGGTGGAGTATTTTGCCGAGCCCGGCACGGTCCCGGCCGATCGCATCAACGTGATCCCCGGGTTCGTGGAACCCGCGGACATGGCCGAGCTCAAGCACCTGGCGGCCGAGATGGGCGTGGAGAGCCTCCTTTTCCCCGACACCTCGGGCGTTCTCGACGCCCCCATGACCGGCCGCCACGAGTTCTATCCGGAAGGGGGCGTGCGGGTGGAGGATCTGCGGACCGTGGGCGGCAGCCGAGCCACCCTGGCCCTCGGGGCTTGGGCCTCGGCCCCGGCCGCGGAGGCCCTGGAGAAAAAGGCCCAGGTCCCCTTCGAGGTGCTCGACACGCCCATCGGGCTTCTCGCCACCGACCGGTTCGTGGATGCCCTGCGGCGGGTCGGGAAGGTGGAGGTCACGGCCTCGGTCACCCGGGAGCGGGGCCGGCTCGTGGACCTGCTGGCCGACATGTCCCAGTACTTTTACGGTAAGAAGGTGGCCCTGGTCGGGGATCCCGATCCCCTCATCCCGCTCACGGAGTTCTGCCTCACCCTCGACATGAAGCCCGTGCACGTGGTCACAGGCACCCCGGGCAAACGGTTCGAGGAACGGGTGCGAGGACTCCTGGGGGAAGCCGGGGTCGAGGGCAACGTGGCCCAGGCGTCCGACATGTTCCACTTCCACCAGCTCATCAAGAACGAGCCGGTGGACCTCATCATCGGCAACACCTACTGCAAGTACATCGCCCGGGACGAAGGGATCCCCCTGGTGCGCCACGGGTTTCCGGTGCTCGACCGGGTCGGCCACCAATTCTTCCCCACCGTGGGGTACCGGGGCGCCATGCGGCTCGCTGAGAAGATCCTCGACGCGTTCCTCGACCGGATCGACCGGGAACCCGACGAGGCCGCGTTCGAGCTGGTCCTGTAG
- a CDS encoding NAD(+)--dinitrogen-reductase ADP-D-ribosyltransferase gives MPVPPPLPSFNLCNVPPPVLASVAFQRHPRPVHIQGVRRTHRRLFAWLRRTRDPQDRSRRFREYMDVAFRLHQWRDEPEGSGRASLRNSYFRYLRGWMVDSNSREAAVLKAWAESRFGLPPCHHGAPIRGTDDPSYLRYRTAAARGEGRTNALRLQLDLLFEFIQDEVRRRYPGPPRGLKLYRGIHDLEEHEVTARPARDRVVVWLNNLVSFTRDAERAWEFGSRVLEVTVPTSKIVFDGRLLHTSLLAGEEEVLALGGQVEAKVRWW, from the coding sequence GTGCCCGTGCCCCCCCCGCTCCCCTCGTTCAACCTCTGCAACGTGCCGCCCCCGGTGCTCGCCTCGGTGGCGTTCCAACGCCACCCCCGGCCGGTTCACATCCAGGGGGTCCGCCGCACCCACCGCCGGCTGTTCGCGTGGCTCCGGCGCACCCGGGATCCCCAGGACCGAAGCCGCCGGTTCCGGGAGTACATGGACGTGGCCTTCCGCCTCCACCAGTGGCGTGACGAGCCCGAAGGATCCGGACGCGCGAGTCTGCGGAACAGCTACTTCCGGTACCTGCGCGGATGGATGGTGGACTCGAACTCCCGGGAGGCCGCCGTCCTGAAAGCCTGGGCCGAGAGCCGGTTTGGGCTTCCGCCCTGTCATCACGGGGCCCCGATCCGGGGGACTGACGACCCGTCGTACCTGCGCTACCGCACCGCCGCGGCCCGGGGCGAGGGGAGGACGAATGCCCTGCGTCTGCAGCTCGACCTCCTGTTCGAGTTCATCCAAGACGAGGTGCGGCGCCGGTACCCAGGGCCTCCGCGGGGTCTCAAGCTGTACCGGGGCATCCACGACCTCGAGGAGCACGAGGTGACGGCGCGCCCGGCCCGCGACCGGGTCGTGGTATGGCTCAACAACCTGGTGTCGTTCACCCGTGACGCGGAGCGGGCCTGGGAGTTCGGTAGCCGGGTGCTGGAGGTGACCGTTCCCACGAGCAAGATCGTGTTCGACGGCCGCCTGCTGCACACGAGCCTGCTGGCCGGGGAGGAGGAGGTGCTGGCGCTGGGCGGTCAGGTGGAGGCAAAGGTGCGGTGGTGGTGA
- the draG gene encoding ADP-ribosyl-[dinitrogen reductase] hydrolase, protein MVVTAGVCDRARAAMLGFGVGDALGATTEFMTAAEIRHRYGVHRTLRGGGWLGLRPGQVTDDTGMLLALAEAVAETGRWDLEAIAQGFVAWLRSRPVDVGATCARGIRRLLVEGTLQAPPGEWDAGNGGAMRAPAAGIASLSSPLAAGTRAVRQARITHNHPLSDAASAAVALMVRAAVLGLGFEAVDRVARALGRRHPAFRATGMRPVSSPYVVDTLRTVLYFLRTTGSFEECLVGVVNQGGDADTAGAIAGAIAGGLGGTAAVPRPWLRRLDPRVRDRLEVAAGNLIRLGG, encoded by the coding sequence GTGGTGGTGACGGCCGGGGTGTGCGACCGGGCCCGGGCGGCGATGCTCGGCTTCGGAGTGGGCGACGCCCTGGGGGCCACGACCGAGTTCATGACCGCGGCGGAGATCCGGCATCGATACGGAGTGCATCGGACCCTGCGGGGCGGAGGGTGGCTCGGGCTGCGGCCTGGCCAGGTCACCGACGACACCGGCATGCTTCTGGCCCTGGCCGAGGCCGTGGCGGAAACCGGGCGCTGGGACCTTGAGGCGATCGCCCAGGGGTTCGTGGCCTGGCTCCGGTCGCGGCCGGTGGACGTGGGCGCCACCTGCGCCCGAGGGATCCGGCGGCTCCTCGTGGAGGGCACCCTCCAAGCCCCCCCGGGAGAGTGGGACGCCGGAAACGGGGGCGCCATGCGGGCCCCGGCCGCCGGGATTGCTTCGCTGTCGAGCCCCCTTGCGGCGGGGACCCGCGCCGTACGCCAGGCCCGCATCACCCACAACCACCCCCTTTCCGACGCCGCGTCGGCGGCGGTGGCTCTCATGGTGCGGGCGGCCGTGCTCGGGCTTGGGTTCGAGGCCGTCGACCGGGTGGCCCGGGCCCTGGGCCGCAGGCATCCGGCGTTTCGGGCCACCGGCATGCGGCCGGTGTCGAGCCCTTACGTGGTGGACACCCTCAGGACCGTGCTCTACTTCCTCCGGACGACCGGGTCGTTCGAGGAGTGCCTGGTGGGGGTGGTGAACCAGGGGGGCGACGCCGACACGGCGGGCGCCATCGCAGGCGCGATCGCGGGCGGCCTCGGGGGCACGGCCGCGGTCCCCCGCCCCTGGCTCCGCCGGCTCGACCCGCGGGTCCGCGACCGGTTGGAGGTGGCCGCGGGGAACCTGATCCGCCTCGGGGGATAG
- a CDS encoding TorF family putative porin: MSTNPVIAAALVAALITAPATAADVEDWLAPANFTGNVAYTSDYVFRGVSQTDSNWAVQGGLDYAAPAGVYVGTWASNVSFGGGVEMDLYGGFASEISGVSYDVGVVYYAYPKSNDDPEMNYYEASLRLGYTLPGWGALSPSVGLGYSYSPDFFGEDGAAHYLVADASLGLPHGLTLSGEVGWQTVEGDQTTGHGRGLDGGDGFDYVHYRVGISGSVKGMDLDLSYHNTTEPDFLGEDVADGRLVFTVSRSL, translated from the coding sequence ATGAGCACGAACCCCGTCATTGCGGCTGCTCTCGTCGCCGCGCTCATCACCGCGCCTGCCACCGCGGCCGACGTGGAGGACTGGCTGGCGCCCGCCAACTTCACGGGCAACGTGGCGTACACTTCGGACTACGTGTTCCGCGGCGTCTCCCAAACGGACTCCAACTGGGCCGTCCAGGGCGGGCTCGACTACGCCGCCCCTGCCGGTGTGTACGTCGGCACCTGGGCCTCCAATGTGAGCTTCGGGGGGGGTGTGGAGATGGACCTCTACGGCGGGTTCGCGTCGGAGATCTCTGGAGTGTCGTATGACGTCGGGGTCGTCTATTACGCATACCCAAAATCCAACGACGACCCGGAGATGAACTATTACGAGGCATCGCTCCGCCTCGGCTACACCCTGCCCGGCTGGGGGGCTCTCTCGCCGTCGGTGGGGCTCGGGTACTCATATTCGCCTGACTTTTTCGGGGAGGACGGGGCCGCCCATTACCTCGTCGCCGACGCCAGCCTCGGCCTCCCCCATGGCCTGACCCTTTCGGGCGAGGTGGGGTGGCAGACGGTGGAAGGCGACCAGACCACCGGGCACGGTCGAGGGCTCGACGGCGGTGATGGATTCGACTACGTGCATTACCGGGTGGGCATATCCGGATCGGTCAAAGGAATGGACCTCGACCTCAGCTACCACAACACCACCGAGCCTGACTTCCTCGGCGAGGACGTCGCAGACGGTCGGCTCGTGTTCACGGTGTCCCGTTCCCTCTGA
- the nifD gene encoding nitrogenase molybdenum-iron protein alpha chain, with translation MASEAPRPEDTKRVITEAYPSKAARKRAKQIVVNAPPDTEGFRPQILSNTRTTPGVITQRGCSYAGCKGVILGPVRDILTITHGPVGCGFYSWLTRRNQTRPPSEDAPNYMPYALMTDMQENDIVFGGEKKLRKAIREAYEIFRPKAIAIAATCPVGLIGDDIHAVARDMKEELGINVFAFSCEGYKGVSQSAGHHIANNGIFQHVVGTQDEPPEGRFRINLLGEYNIGGDAFEIERILERCGITLVSTFSGNASYDQFARAHMADLNAVMCHRSINYMAEMTEEKYGIPWIKVNFIGAEATAKSLRKIAQYFGVPELIDGVERVIAEEMPAVRAVIDEIRPRTGGKTAMLFVGGSRAHHYQELFREIGMRTVAAGYEFGHRDDYEGRKVLPFIKVDADSRNIEELDVEPDPEQYRPRKTADELEALRAQGLDFGEYEGLMADMEVGSLVIDDITHHETERLIELYRPDVFCAGIKEKYVIQKHGIPMKQLHNYDYHGPYAGFRGAIRFYREIDRMVNTRIWRHVTPPWAEKPQPEVLRQAS, from the coding sequence ATGGCATCCGAAGCCCCGCGGCCCGAAGACACCAAACGAGTGATAACCGAGGCCTACCCCTCCAAGGCGGCCCGCAAGCGCGCCAAGCAGATCGTGGTGAACGCCCCCCCCGACACGGAGGGGTTCCGGCCCCAGATCCTCTCCAACACCCGGACCACGCCCGGCGTGATCACCCAGCGGGGCTGCTCCTACGCCGGGTGCAAGGGGGTGATCCTCGGCCCGGTCCGGGACATCCTCACCATCACCCACGGCCCCGTGGGATGCGGGTTCTACAGCTGGCTCACCCGCCGGAACCAGACCCGGCCGCCCTCGGAGGACGCCCCCAACTACATGCCCTACGCCCTCATGACCGACATGCAGGAGAACGACATCGTGTTCGGGGGGGAGAAGAAGCTCCGGAAGGCCATCCGGGAGGCCTACGAGATCTTCCGGCCCAAGGCCATAGCCATCGCGGCCACCTGCCCGGTGGGCCTGATCGGCGACGACATCCACGCCGTGGCCCGCGACATGAAGGAGGAGCTCGGCATCAACGTGTTCGCCTTCAGCTGCGAGGGCTACAAGGGAGTGAGCCAGTCGGCCGGCCACCACATCGCCAACAACGGCATCTTCCAGCACGTGGTGGGCACCCAAGACGAGCCGCCGGAGGGCCGGTTCCGGATCAATCTGCTCGGGGAGTACAACATCGGGGGCGACGCGTTCGAGATCGAGCGGATCCTGGAGCGCTGCGGGATCACCTTGGTGTCCACGTTCAGCGGAAACGCCTCGTACGACCAGTTCGCCCGGGCCCACATGGCAGACCTGAATGCCGTCATGTGCCATCGCTCCATTAACTACATGGCGGAGATGACGGAGGAAAAGTACGGCATCCCCTGGATCAAGGTGAACTTCATCGGAGCCGAGGCCACGGCCAAGTCGCTGCGGAAGATCGCCCAGTACTTCGGCGTCCCGGAGCTCATCGACGGGGTGGAGCGGGTCATCGCCGAGGAGATGCCCGCGGTCCGAGCCGTAATCGACGAAATCCGCCCCCGCACCGGGGGCAAGACCGCCATGCTGTTCGTCGGCGGCTCGCGGGCCCACCACTACCAGGAGCTGTTCCGGGAGATCGGCATGCGCACCGTGGCGGCCGGGTACGAGTTCGGCCACCGGGACGACTACGAAGGCCGAAAGGTGCTGCCGTTCATCAAGGTCGACGCCGACAGCCGCAACATCGAGGAGCTCGATGTGGAGCCCGACCCCGAGCAGTACCGGCCCCGCAAGACCGCGGACGAGCTCGAGGCCCTTCGGGCCCAGGGCCTGGATTTCGGGGAGTACGAGGGGCTCATGGCCGACATGGAGGTGGGGAGCCTGGTCATCGACGACATCACCCACCATGAGACCGAGCGGCTCATCGAGCTCTACCGGCCCGACGTATTCTGCGCCGGCATCAAGGAGAAGTACGTGATCCAGAAGCACGGCATCCCGATGAAGCAGCTCCACAACTACGACTATCACGGCCCCTACGCCGGATTCCGCGGGGCGATCCGGTTCTACCGCGAGATCGATCGTATGGTGAACACCCGGATCTGGCGGCACGTGACCCCGCCGTGGGCCGAGAAACCCCAGCCCGAGGTCCTGCGCCAGGCGTCCTGA
- a CDS encoding GNAT family N-acetyltransferase, with amino-acid sequence MEAVTVRPARPDDVPALCRLLEQLFRLEADFASDPARQARGLAWLLAADPRRAQVFVAEAAGRPVGMVSVQVLISTAEGGEVGLLEDLVVDEGFRGRGIGATLLEAAEAWAHGRGLLRLQLLADRDNAPALRFYRHRRWHPTRLLALRRAGWAVRRRG; translated from the coding sequence ATGGAAGCTGTTACCGTCCGCCCAGCCCGGCCTGACGATGTGCCGGCTCTGTGCCGGCTGCTGGAGCAACTTTTTCGTCTGGAGGCCGATTTCGCCTCCGACCCCGCGCGCCAAGCCCGCGGCCTGGCGTGGCTTCTGGCCGCAGATCCGCGCCGGGCGCAGGTCTTCGTGGCCGAGGCGGCGGGCCGGCCGGTGGGTATGGTGAGCGTGCAGGTTCTCATATCCACGGCCGAGGGCGGAGAAGTGGGCCTCCTGGAGGACCTGGTGGTGGACGAGGGATTCCGCGGCCGGGGGATCGGCGCGACGCTCCTGGAGGCTGCCGAGGCCTGGGCCCACGGCCGGGGCCTCCTTAGGCTCCAGCTCCTGGCCGACCGGGACAACGCCCCGGCCCTTCGGTTTTACCGGCACCGGCGTTGGCACCCCACCCGGCTCCTGGCGCTCCGCCGGGCCGGCTGGGCGGTCCGGCGTCGGGGCTGA